The DNA region GAAGCTGTGGCATAAGGTGTTCAGGGCCAGGCAGCTAGGCCCACCGCACGGGCCTCCATGCGCGTGTGTGTCCTGGGGGTCGGCTGCCGGGACTCGTACCTGTCATGTCTCATCCGGCTGTCACCGCAGCCAGGAGGCCCATGGGGGATGCtgaggggagcagccagggccaCAGTCCTGCCCTCCCTGGGTCCTTCTGCCACCCACAGCTGCCCGGCTTTGTCACTGTCCTCCTCACAGGCATAGCCCTGGCCAAGACCTGGGCCCAATTCCGAGGGCAGGTGGGCGGGGCCTGAGGGTGCTGAGTGCAGGTATGCTTCCCTCCCAGGCGAAGACCTCAGGGAAGTTCTCCCGGGAAGAGCTGGACCGGCTGTGGCGGGAATTCCTGCACCACAAGGACAAAGTGCAGGAGTACAACCTGCTGCTAGGCATGCTGAGCCAGACAGAAGGTGGGGGGCGGGCTGGGCGGGGCAGAaggtgctgcacctgctggggtgggctgggctggacagaaGGGGCCGACCTGGGTTGGGGATGAGGGGCTGCCCCTGCTCAGGCTCCCACCTGGGTTGGGGTGGGAAGGTGATGTGATGGCGCAGAGGTCAGAGCAGACAGCGCAGGCCAGCAGCACAGCCTCCTCGTGAAGCTTCCGTAGTGTTCCACACAGGACCCTCCCCAGGAATGTGATTTTTCTGGGAAAAATCCGAGCAACTGGTGCTAACCACTGCACACTGGGGACAGCCTGGAATGCAGTGTCTGCCCCCAGGGGCCAGGCCTGAAGGGTGCCTGGAGCTCTGACTCTGTGTGTCACTCCTGCAGGGGACCTGTGATAAGATGGCCATGTCCTGAGGCAGCCGGGGGTGTGAGAAGGCTCTGCTCCTGTCGCCCACCTTGGTTATCCCGTGGGAATGTGGCAGAGGCCAAGCTCGGACGTGACCGAGCTGGGCAGACAGCGCGCGTGCTGCCGGGGGCTCACGGGCGTGTCTGCTTCCGGCTCCACAGAGTTGCAGACCAACGCCATTGGCGCGGCTGAGCCGAGCCCTGTGCCCAGCGAGAGCCGGCACCGGGAGCTGAAGGACCGGATGCGCAGCATCAACCAGGGCCTGGACCGGCTGCGGAGGGTCAGCCAGCAGGGCTACGGTGCCGACGGCCAGGCCGGTGAGCCCGCTGTCCCCGCACTCCCCCGCCCCAGCACCTCTTCCCTTTTGCTCCCTGCACTGGAGCCTGCGCCACCTTGACCTGCAGGGTCCAGGGGGCTGACTACTATGCAGGAACACCTGGCCACCATCACGTGCCCTGACCTGAGCTGCCCCTTGCCAGTCGCACATGCATAGGGCAGTGGCTGGGGCCTCAGGAGCGGGCTATACACTGGGTGTATGCAGTGACCCCTCCCCCTGCTGTGCCAGCTGCTGGCACCTGTGGGTCCCTGTCCTCATCCCCCACCCTCTGCCTACACCTCTGCTGGGCGCTGGCTGGGGCCCCAGGACGCTTCGCTCTTGCGCAGACTTCGAGGAACCCCGGGTGCTGGAGCTGTGGGACCTGGCCCAGTCGGCCAACCTCAGCCGAAAGGAGCTGGACTCGCTGCGGGTGAGCACGGGGCCACTGAGGGGGCTCAGGAGGGAGGAAGCCTGCAGGAGAGGCCACTGGGCCGGGCGACCTGGCCACCCTCCCCGAGAGcccagagtcacacaggaggGGGCTGGGGCTTCCCCGCTAGGGCCAGACACCTCTACTAAGAACCTTGGAAGCCAAGGTGGGTGGGGCCAAGACCAGGAGGGTGACCCTCAGGGGGGTCAGATGCGGTCACAGGCTGAGCCTGGGAGAGGACAGGCTCTGGGGCTGGCAAGTCCCTCAAGGTCACCTGCTGCTGGGGGACAGAGCAGGGGTGAGGCCGCCGCCTGCTGCGGGAGAGACAGAGCGGGGTGAGGCCGCCACCTGCTGCGGGAGAGACAGAGCGGGGTGAGGCCGCCGCCTGCTgcgggagagacagagcaggggTGAGGCTGGCGCCTGCTTGCAGGAAGAGCTGAAACATTTTGAGGTGAAGTTGGAAAAGCACAGCCATTACCAGAAGCAGCTGGAGCTGTCGCATGAGAAGCTGCGGCATGTGGAGCGCCTGGGGGACCAGGAGCACCTGCGGCGCAACCAGGAGAAGCATGCGCAGCTGGAGGAGCGGACCAAGGAGCTGGGCTACAAGGTGGGGGACCGAGGAGCTGGCCTACAAGGTGGGGCCCTCGCGGGCAAGTGAGACAGAGCTGTAGATGGGCCCTGGATGCCCCCCGCCGGTTGGTCCACCAGAGTGCCAGGTGCTGCTTGAACTCCAGGTACAGCCTGACAgatcctgggcccggcacagtggggCGTTTGTGCTTGGGTCACCCCTCTTGGGGAGGAGGTGTCTGAAGGAGCCACGGCCTGGGAGCCCTTGGGTGGACCCCGCTGATGGCCACCCTCTCCCCCTACCCCTGGCAGGTGAAGAAGCACCTTCAGGATTTGTCCAGCAGGATCTCAAGAGCTCGGCACAATGAACTGTGAGGGCGCCAGGCGGCCAGCATGGAGGAGGCGGCCCAGCCGAGGAGGTGAGGGTGGCAGGCTGCTCCCGGCAGGAAGACTGACCCCAATGCTGGACAAGGCATGTTCCCCACCTGCCGGATGAGGCGTGTCCCCACCTGTGGTGGGCCATCTGTGGTGACGGGCCACGCCCTGCCGCACTGTCCCCTGTGAGGACCTGGCTAGGCAGTGGGACCACATGTCTGCCAGTCGTTGTCTGCCCTGAGATGCCATGTACAGCGCCTTCCAAATACATGCGTGTGGACCCTTCGTGCCTGGTCTCTGGGCTGCGAGCTCTGTGGGCACTGTGGGCGAGGTGTACCCACTGGCCTGCCCACCCCACGTCATTTCCCGCAGGAACTCTAGCAGTTGAGAAGTGGGGTGCAGAGGAGGTGGGGGCTCAAGAAGCCGGGACCCTTGCCTCAGACCCCACATCTGCTGGGCTGGCCAGCCCCTGAGATGGAGCCCAATATGACCTGTTGGGAAGGGCCGGGCCGGCTCCAGCAGTGGTGTGTCGGAGCCGTGATCACAGCAGGACAGCCTGGACACGCAGCTGACGGTGACGGAGCGCCCAGCACCCGGCTCGTAGCACCCCACGGACCCCTCAGTGCAGTCTTCACATAGCGTCTGCTGGCTGGCGGCCGTACTCTCCGTGTCACCAAAACTGACTCACCCATTGCTGGCATGGGCGGGTGTCCTGGGGTCTGCGTGCTAAGGCGGTGCAGACTGTCCCCACCCACCTTGGCTACCAGCCTGCTTTCTGACCCTGGCACTTGTCTCGTATTCTGATCCAGCcttgtgctgggagctgggaaagcagccgaagacaccccagcacccacaggggagacctcagCCTGGCACCGCGGCAGCTGTTGGTGtccaggaagtaaaccagcagacagcagctcTGCGCTTCCACCTGTCCAGTGAGAGACGCAGCCTGGGCTCGGTTTCCGGGGCGTGGGGCCTCGGCAGCGTCCTCCGGGCCTCCCTGGTGCAGTGCAGTCTTGCAGCTCAGGGTTCAGGACGGGCAGGGGTCCCGGAGAGGGGCCgtacctggccctgcccacaggGAGGGGGTGAGTGGGGGCTTCCTGCTGCCTGTGCAAGCCCATGTGTGACGATACGTGAGGTCACAGCCCTCgtgggcaggtgcaggaggcGGCCGGCTGCCCGCACGCACCAAGGGAGGGTGACAGCCGCTGCCCGGGTCTTTTCACATCCACCCTGCCTGACgcctgcctgcaggtgctgaTCTGGGGTTGTGTGTACCCAGGAGCTAGGCGCATTTCCAGGGGTGCACATACCCCAACATCCCcacctggggctgggtggggccagCAGCCCAAAGGcacacaggcagggagtggggaTGCCATCAGGGTCATAGCCAGCGGGGAGGGCTGTTGGCAGCTCCTGACCCCCAGAGCCACACTGGCCGGTGCCTGTGCCTCCGGCCTGACGCTGCCTCTCCAATGACCGTACCACCAGCACATTGCCCCCGCCACCTGGCTTGGTCCCAGCATAGGCTGCTGGGGAAGGGGGTGTGAGTGTACCCATCCTGGCCACATGTCGCTCTTCAGGTGGGTGTTTCCTGCCCCTTGGCGTCTGCCCACAGGAGGGCCCAGTGCCCCTTGGCGTCTCGCCCACAGGAGGGCCGAGACCTGGCCAGTCACAGGACAGCAGCCGGCCACGGGTAGACATCCGACTCCCACACGGGCCCTCACCCTCACCTTGTGAGGAACCTGCTGGGGCAGGGGGACAGTGCAGAGGAGATGGAGGCATGGGCATGCGCATTTATTCAGCTGGCTCGTCCCGCATACACTAAGGACACAGCACAGGCCGGCCGGTCGCTCTTTGCCTGACTCCGAGCTACAGCGTCAAGGGAAGGGGGTGATGTCTCCACCTGGGGGGCCGCCCCGGGCCCGCCGAGGCCGTGATGACTTGTCCAAGCTAGAGAAGAGAGGTCAGCCTGGACTCCAGGCTTGGGTGGCTGCCTCCAGCCACTCGCCCAGCACAGTCCCAGCCGTGCGCTCCGTGAGGCTCAGAGCGGGGCTCTGCTCCGTCcatgctgctgctccagctcccgcAGCCGCTCCTGCCGGGCCTGTGCGTGCTGGGCGCCCACACGGTGCGCCGTTTCCATGGCTGTGATGTCGATCTGGGCGTAGCGGGAGGCTCCTGCTCCTGTGAGGGTGGAGTGAGCGTGCATGCTGGGCAGTGGGCGTGCGTGGGAAGGGCAGCccgccctggcccagctgggCCCTGCCGTCGGGGGACACCTACCTCGGACCCCCACACTTG from Ochotona princeps isolate mOchPri1 chromosome 11, mOchPri1.hap1, whole genome shotgun sequence includes:
- the LRPAP1 gene encoding alpha-2-macroglobulin receptor-associated protein translates to MAARRVRVCALFLPALLLLLLLPRRAAGHGGKYSREKNEPGPEFRMEKLNQLWEKARRLSLSPVKLAELHSDLKIQERDELSWKKLKVEGLDEDGEKEAQLVHNLNVILARYGLDGRQDAQAVHSNALEDSTLDEGLDDPRLEKLWHKAKTSGKFSREELDRLWREFLHHKDKVQEYNLLLGMLSQTEELQTNAIGAAEPSPVPSESRHRELKDRMRSINQGLDRLRRVSQQGYGADGQADFEEPRVLELWDLAQSANLSRKELDSLREELKHFEVKLEKHSHYQKQLELSHEKLRHVERLGDQEHLRRNQEKHAQLEERTKELGYKVKKHLQDLSSRISRARHNEL